The nucleotide sequence AAGATGGAATTGGCGAAAATGGTACACCTAAAGATAAAGGTGATTCTAACGATGAAGCGTATACGCGAGCTATTGATAACGCGGTTCGCGCTTTAAATAACTATTAATTTACTAAATCATTACAAAATGTCAAGAAAAAGAAAAGATGTTCAGCGCGAACTTGATCAAAAGCTGCAGGAAATGCGATCTTTTAAAGATCAGAAGGACAAGGATGCCGAATTTCGCGCGTCTGTTTCATCCGTGGAAACTCTCACTGAAGAGTTGAATCAGATTAACATTGAAGATGCTGCAGCCAGGGCTATGGCTGCCAGCCAGATTTCAAGCGACGTAAAAGAAAAAGCAAGACAGTTTTCTTTTGCAAAATTCTTTCGTGAGCTTGGAACCCAGGAAGGCCTTACCGGTGTGGAAGCTGAAATGGCAGCTTTAGCAAGAGAAGAGGCATCTCGTTCCGGAATCACCCTTAAAGGCGTTGGTATTCCTGCAGCTGTGTTATCAGCAAATCGCGTTTTTGCCGGAATGACTGCAGGAACTCCTGCTGATGGAGGTTACACTATTGCAACCGCACTGCAATATCAGGAGGCTTTGCGTAACAAACTTGTTTTGGTTGGCGCAGGGGCAAGAATGATAACAGGGCTTGTTGGAAACATCTCGGTAACAGAGGGTGATGCGATCACTGTTAGTTGGGAAGGAGAAAACACAACAACGGATGATAAAAAGAAAACATTTACTCAGCGCTCTTTGTCTCCGAAACGTTGTAGCGTTAATGTTCCAATTTCAAAGCAGCTCATCAATCAATCATCCTGGGACGTTGAGAAGATGATTATGGATGATATTTTGAATGCTCATGCAGAAGCCCTTGAAATTGCCGCTATCAACGGTAGTGGAGTTGGCCAACCTAAGGGTGTTTTGAACACCGACGGTATTGGATCTGTAACTATCGGGGAAAATGGTGGAGCTGCCACATTCAAGTCAATGGTTGATTTGGAAACAGCAACCTCCATCAGAAATGCTGATCTGGGCTCATTGGCTTACGTAACAAACAGTAAGGTTCGTGGCGCTCTCAAAACGACTCTTAAGTCTAATGGTGTTTCTGGGTATATTTGGGAAAAGGATGAAGTGAATGGATACAAAGCCGTTGCTTCAAATATCGTTCCGGCAAACATCACAAAAGGCACTGGATCAAATCTTTCTGCAGCAATCTTTGGAAACTTCAACGATCTTTTGATTTGCCAATGGGGCGGACTGGATATCATTTCAGACCCGTTTACATTGAAAAAAGATGGGGCTATTGAGATTACCCTGAATGCGTATCATGACGTGTTTGTTCGTAGAACTGCCAGCTTTGCGGCAATTAAAGACATCGTTGCATAATGCGAGTAGAAATTATTAAATCCCGGCAAGGTCTAGGCTACTTTGCCGGCGATAAACCGGATTTGCAGGAAGAAAAAGCAAGGGAATTAATCGATTCTGGTTATGCAAAATCATGCGATGAAAAAATGGAGTCTGATTTGCCGGAAGAACTTCCTGGCAGAGCTGCTCTAATCAAGGCCGGACTTTTCACAAAGGATCAGGTGCTTGCTTCTAAGGAGTCTCTTGTGGACATTAAAGGTATTGGTGAAAAGCTTGCCGGTGAAATTATCGAATTTTTAACGGCTTAATACTACTTCTATGGAATCAAATAATTGCCCGGTTTCTCTTGTGGAGTTGAAGCAGCATTTAAGGATATTGAGTGATGAAATGAATGATATGTTGACTTTGTCTTTATTGGCTGCTGCAGCATATGTTGAGAATTTTACGTTGATTGATTTTTCTGTTGATTATGCTGATGTTGAGATACCCTATCCTTTGAAAGCTGCAATTTTGATGACAGCCGGGCGATTGTTTGAAAATCCAACAGACTCTGTATTTAATCTTCCAACTGCAGCTCAACATTTGGCAAATCCTTACAAAAGATGGGACAAGATAAGACAATCGTAAAGGTTGGCCCTGGTCAGTTTACTGACGTTATGACCTGGCTGGTATATACGGAGGTAAAAAAACCTTCCGGCGCTATCGAAAAATCCTGGACTGATGGAAATAAGCTATTTGCTTCTGTTTTGGAGGATTCTCAGATTTCGGATGATGAAAAGTACCAGGACGTTAAAAGGCGAAAGTTAGTATTTATTACCTGGAATTCTGCCGCTAAGGTGGGGAGCAAGATGAGATACAACGGGATTGTGTATGTGATTGATACTATAGTGTTGAAAAAACGCGGCTTGTACGCCGAATATACTTGTACTACTGACAATGGAGATTAAGGTAATAGATATTGAGCGAATCAAGCAGGCAGTTTCTCAGCTTGCTGATGTTGATAAAGATAGAGCCGTAAGATCCGGACTTGGAGCTGCTGGTAATGTGTTTCGTGCTGGAGGTATGAGGAGACTCAAATCCAGGTCACTTGGAAGCACTGCTACAACAAAGAAAAGAGCACCTGGCAATCTGCTTCGTAGTATGACAAAGCGAGTAAAAAAGAGAAAGCCGGGCGTTTTGATAGGGTTTGCTGCTCCGATTGGAAACCATGCGCATTTGGTTGATATGGGAACAAAAGACCGGTACACAAGAAAAGGGAAATATTCCGGACGAATGCCGGCTAATCGCTTCTTTTCAGACACAAAGATTCAGGACGAAGGAAAAGCATTTCAAATGTTAAACGAAGGCATACAGCGTGCCATAAATAGAATACAGAACAGATGAATACAAAATTTTCCGTTGGCACAACGGTAAGGAGCAGGTTTCTGGAGGATCAGGATATTGTAAGCATTATTGGCGATCGTATTTATCCTGTTGTTGC is from uncultured Macellibacteroides sp. and encodes:
- a CDS encoding phage major capsid protein, with protein sequence MSRKRKDVQRELDQKLQEMRSFKDQKDKDAEFRASVSSVETLTEELNQINIEDAAARAMAASQISSDVKEKARQFSFAKFFRELGTQEGLTGVEAEMAALAREEASRSGITLKGVGIPAAVLSANRVFAGMTAGTPADGGYTIATALQYQEALRNKLVLVGAGARMITGLVGNISVTEGDAITVSWEGENTTTDDKKKTFTQRSLSPKRCSVNVPISKQLINQSSWDVEKMIMDDILNAHAEALEIAAINGSGVGQPKGVLNTDGIGSVTIGENGGAATFKSMVDLETATSIRNADLGSLAYVTNSKVRGALKTTLKSNGVSGYIWEKDEVNGYKAVASNIVPANITKGTGSNLSAAIFGNFNDLLICQWGGLDIISDPFTLKKDGAIEITLNAYHDVFVRRTASFAAIKDIVA
- a CDS encoding head-tail connector protein, with the translated sequence MESNNCPVSLVELKQHLRILSDEMNDMLTLSLLAAAAYVENFTLIDFSVDYADVEIPYPLKAAILMTAGRLFENPTDSVFNLPTAAQHLANPYKRWDKIRQS